From Corynebacterium aquatimens:
TCGTGGACATCTACGACGATTTCGAGGACGATGTGCAAAGCTGCGACACCCAGTTCCGCAACTTCGGCGGCCGCACGGAGTTCTGCGGGGAGATCGTCACGATCTCCTGCTTCCAGGACAACGGTCTGGTGAAAAAGACGCTCAACTCCCCCGGCGAGGGCAAGGTGCTCGTCGTCGATGGTCATGGCAGCCTGCACACAGCGCTCATGGGCGACATGATCGCGGAGGCTGGCGTGGAGAACGGCTGGGCTGGGGTGATCATCAACGGCCCGATCCGCGACTCCGCCGAGGTGGCCAAGATGGACTTCGGCTGCAAGGCACTGGGCACGAACCCCCGCAAGTCCGCCAAGGAAGGCGCGGGGAAGACGGACATCGTGATCCGCTTGGGCGGCATCGACTTTATCCCCGGCCACTACGTGTACGCGGATTCGGACGGGATCATTGTCACGCCGGAACCCGTCGTCAAGCGCGAAGAGGCGTAAACTTTTGCCCGAAGGTCACGTCCTCCAT
This genomic window contains:
- the rraA gene encoding ribonuclease E activity regulator RraA — translated: MTDTSIQFIPTADIVDIYDDFEDDVQSCDTQFRNFGGRTEFCGEIVTISCFQDNGLVKKTLNSPGEGKVLVVDGHGSLHTALMGDMIAEAGVENGWAGVIINGPIRDSAEVAKMDFGCKALGTNPRKSAKEGAGKTDIVIRLGGIDFIPGHYVYADSDGIIVTPEPVVKREEA